A section of the Tachysurus fulvidraco isolate hzauxx_2018 chromosome 7, HZAU_PFXX_2.0, whole genome shotgun sequence genome encodes:
- the LOC113650582 gene encoding uncharacterized protein LOC113650582, whose protein sequence is MNQLSSVEAVLKNTAEAVLIPLKGGVSSLNEVYKALIEAHVDPVTGKCSNYDYIRKQIVQAHQLMKQSEQEASSGLKSLDENLERLIQEEGKLKQEINDTNLTLDNLKQKKQSNENLLRAVQGALDQTRRNLNSAINTLQAQKKRKQDAAIVTGVGAGVLFIPFIGLIAGPAMMIGGGVELDQANKSVQVAQEEVRKSENDVRNYELKVSHYASMISQTERDISQKNVQLNQIGEGIEKVKKQSQSVAKFQQNLRGAVNLLGVLSGRVSVAEGLTRRSILQEPVMKVMEDVMKAIEQITGNELLYRNDLPRLINQMKENNQRLAAICT, encoded by the exons atGAATCAGCTTTCATCAGTGGA agCTGTTCTGAAGAACACAGCTGAAGCTGTTCTCATACCACTGAAAGGTGGGGTCTCCTCCCTGAATGAAGTCTATAAGGCTCTTATTGAGGCACATGTAGATCCTGTAACTGGGAAATGCTCCAACTACGACTACATCAGAAAGCAGATAGTACAGGCTCATCAGCTCATGAAGCAGTCAGAACAGGAAGCCAGTTCAGGGTTAAAGAGTCTGGATGAAAACTTAGAGCGGCTGATACAAGAGGAGGGGAAACTCAAGCAGGAGATAAATGACACAAATCTAACCTTAGACAACTTGAAACAAAAGAAGCAATCAAATGAAAATTTACTCAGAGCAGTTCAGGGAGCTCTGGATCAGACCAGGAGAAATCTGAATTcagcaataaacacacttcaggctcagaagaaaaggaaacagGATGCTGCAATTGTCACAGGTGTTGGGGCAGGAGTGTTGTTTATACCTTTCATTGGATTGATTGCAG GTCCTGCCATGATGATTGGTGGTGGAGTTGAACTGGATCAAGCAAACAAATCTGTCCAAGTGGCTCAAGAGGAGGTGAGAAAGTCTGAGAATGATGTGAGAAACTATGAACTTAAAGTATCTCACTACGCATCTATGATTTCTCAGACCGAACGTGACATCAGTCAGAAAAATGTCCAGCTAAATCAGATAGGTGAAGGAATCGAGAAAGTGAAGAAGCAGAGTCAGTCTGTAGCTAAGTTCCAACAGAATTTGAGAGGAGCTGTCAATCTTCTGGGTGTCCTCAGTGGGAGGGTCAGTGTGGCTGAAGGTCTGACTCGCAGATCCATCCTCCAGGAGCCTgtgatgaaggtgatggagGATGTGATGAAGGCCATAGAGCAGATTACAGGGAATGAGCTCCTCTATCGCAATGACCTGCCAAGACTCATCAATCAGATGAAGGAGAACAACCAACGTCTGGCAGCCATCTGTACCTAA
- the LOC113650581 gene encoding uncharacterized protein LOC113650581, producing the protein MDSQIAKKTQSLTTAEEMRKQTKLVMQPYANWEEYLTPAPLSIAILGELVFISSNTDFSINKNPPKVGYKFIKYPESFRACLMQVCNSGWWAFNEAHKNMDQIRLYTMAVPDYMKMAVKILFQGSDEVVEAHLPEQLENIRVVADDCLELANSTEKRFTDVINIIQELLEACVNAQHFYGEELEEIKLKLEESQLKKQSSEEAAKRSEKSLKEIEKRLNEAHDSYSKAMDSLPSGWEMIGMDFVDGLSEGVTTYFNGMATMGSNKNVKNVSKSSKEPEADSVDEIPIYSKSAEILKCTEKIQEFVIENTINWKDLYDQKHQTTKTKFQADQFKRIGENLKEFSNCTAKEEAQNICTKGIEICEELAKYTPEGEWEEAKTNELIKLIRNLNESARSFDSKSKSVTNSPALTPKSPMMYKEESNTGKVKASQRASDNARLRIEQSRTQLDKTREMYEKSVENMEKNQKELTEILITMRRCQIKEIDFNTTIKILVQGMDAMGRVKEQWEKMVRFFQMVSNIVKISLTRTLKNFISTSEKTQTLSYNAKLFSKDMLYNQAFQATNIANLVNMISTTYTEVSTKHIMDRVSTLGKLMVMDKEKPEFQFEVDQLRNACDGAQKAILVLVLKNKREFEEKSIARQNKIDKELLAILPAAAPEEIKRIQAAVKSGFTEEDESAYA; encoded by the coding sequence ATGGATTCGCAAATTGCAAAGAAAACTCAAAGCCTCACCACAGCTGAGGAGATGAGGAAACAAACCAAGCTTGTGATGCAGCCGTACGCCAACTGGGAGGAGTATCTGACTCCTGCTCCTCTCTCCATAGCCATCCTGGGAGAGCTGGTCTTCATCTCCTCCAATACAGATTTCTCCATCAACAAGAACCCACCTAAAGTTGGCTACAAGTTCATCAAATACCCAGAGTCATTTCGTGCCTGCCTCATGCAGGTGTGTAACTCAGGCTGGTGGGCTTTCAACGAGGCCCATAAGAACATGGATCAGATTAGACTTTACACCATGGCAGTTCCTGATTACATGAAGATGGCTGTGAAGATCCTGTTCCAAGGCAGTGATGAGGTTGTTGAAGCTCACCTCCCTGAACAGCTGGAGAACATCCGTGTTGTTGCAGATGACTGTCTTGAGCTGGCCAATTCAACAGAAAAACGGTTCACTGATGTCATCAACATTATCCAAGAACTGCTGGAAGCATGCGTAAATGCTCAGCACTTTTATGGAGAGGAGCTGGAGGAAATCAAGCTCAAACTGGAGGAATCCCAGCTGAAAAAACAGTCATCAGAAGAAGCTGCTAAACGCTCAGAGAAGTCACTGAAGGAAATAGAAAAGAGGCTGAATGAAGCCCATGACAGTTACAGCAAAGCAATGGATTCACTGCCCAGTGGATGGGAAATGATAGGAATGGATTTCGTTGATGGTCTATCTGAGGGCGTCACAACTTATTTTAATGGAATGGCGACCATGGGATCtaacaaaaatgtgaaaaatgtgtcTAAAAGTTCTAAAGAACCTGAAGCTGATAGTGTTGATGAAATTCCTATTTATAGTAAATCTGCAGAAATCCTGAAATGCACAGAGAAAATTCAAGAGTTTGTGATTGAAAACACAATTAACTGGAAAGATTTGTATGATCAAAAACACCAAACTACAAAGACAAAATTTCAGGCAGATCAGTTCAAACGAATCGGGGaaaatttaaaagaattttCAAACTGCACAGCAAAAGAGGAAGCTCAAAACATCTGTACCAAAGGCATCGAGATCTGTGAAGAACTAGCAAAGTATACACCAGAAGGGGAATGGGAAGAAGCCAAAACAAATGAGTTGATTAAACTGATCAGAAACCTGAATGAATCAGCTCGCAGTTTTGACAGCAAAAGTAAATCTGTCACAAATTCTCCTGCTCTGACTCCAAAATCACCAATGATGTATAAAGAAGAAAGTAACACTGGGAAGGTGAAAGCTTCACAAAGGGCATCAGATAATGCCAGGCTCCGCATAGAGCAGAGCCGCACTCAACTGGACAAGACCAGAGAGATGTATGAGAAGAGTGTAGAGAACATGGAGAAGAACCAAAAGGAGCTGACTGAAATCCTGATCACCATGAGGAGGTGTCAGATCAAAGAGATAGACTTTAACACTACTATAAAAATTTTGGTTCAGGGTATGGATGCCATGGGTAGAGTGAAGGAGCAGTGGGAGAAGATGGTGCGCTTCTTTCAGATGGTGTCCAACATTGTAAAAATCAGTCTGACCAGAACCCTTAAAAATTTTATATCTACATCTGAGAAGACACAGACGCTTTCCTACAACGCAAAGCTCTTCTCCAAAGATATGCTCTACAATCAAGCCTTTCAAGCCACTAACATCGCCAACCTTGTGAACATGATCTCTACAACCTACACTGAGGTGTCCACCAAGCACATCATGGATCGTGTCAGCACTCTGGGAAAACTGATGGTCATGGACAAGGAAAAGCCAGAGTTTCAGTTTGAGGTTGATCAGTTACGGAACGCCTGTGATGGGGCTCAGAAAGCCATCTTAGTCCTTGTCCTCAAGAACAAGAGGGAGTTTGAAGAGAAGAGTATTGCAAGACAGAATAAGATTGATAAAGAGTTGCTCGCCATTCTACCTGCTGCTGCTCCAGAAGAGATAAAGCGCATTCAAGCAGCTGTTAAAAGTGGATTCACAGAAGAAGATGAATCAGCCTACGcctga